The Kineothrix sp. IPX-CK genomic interval GATCATTGCAGAATTTGGTGGCATAGCAACCATTAAGGATACGAAGAAGAAGCGCGAAATCATCATAACTAACGAGGAAACGGGAGAGACTAAGACTTATCTCATTCCCTATGGATCCAGAATAAAGATTTTGGACGGAACGGTGCTTGAGGCCGGCGACGAGCTGACAGAAGGAAGTGTGAATCCTCATGATTTGCTGAAGATCAAGGGCGTGCGCCCAGTTCAGGATTATATGCTTCGCGAGGTACAGCGTGTATATCGTCTTCAGGGTGTTGATATCAGTGATAAGCATATCGAGGTCATCGTACGCCAGATGCTCAAGAAGATACGTATCGAGAACAATGGCGATGCGGAATACCTGCCGGGAACTCTGGTGGATATCCTGGACTTCGAGGATATGAATGATAAGCTGATAGAAGAAGGCAAAGAACCGGCGGAGGGCAAGCAGGTAATGCTCGGCATTACTAAGGCGTCTCTGGCCACCAATTCCTTTCTTTCCGCAGCTTCCTTCCAGGAGACCACGAAGGTTCTTACCGAAGCGGCAATCAAAGGAAAAGTAGATCCGCTGATCGGTCTTAAGGAAAATGTTATCATCGGTAAGCTGATTCCTGCGGGAACGGGTATGAAGAGATACCGCAGCACCTCGCTGGATACGGACAACAATCTGATGGGTACAATTTCCTTTGATGAGGACGGTCTTTTCGATGAAGAGATGACTTTTGGCGATTTATATGCTGAAGAAGAGAATTTCGAAGAAACAGAAGTCTAAGTTTATAGGAAAACGTTTCAAAATATAAAAAAAATATTGACAACGCATCTGCAACCACTTATACTAACAAAGTGTGCATGCAGATGCGTTTTCTTTTTTTGCGCATTTTAATAAATACTGAAACGGATCGGATGCGACACAAGAAAATCATAAGTTTATACCATAGGAGGTGAAACAGAATGCCAACATTTAACCAGTTAGTAAGAAAAGGACGTCAGACATCAGAAAAGAAGTCAACAGCACCTGCTCTCCAGAAGGGTTACAACTCTCTTCATAAGAAAGCAATCGAAACTTCTTCTCCTCAGAAAAGGGGTGTTTGTACAGCTGTTAAGACAGCAACTCCTAAGAAACCTAACTCAGCCCTTAGAAAAATCGCCAGAGTTCGTCTTTCTAACGGAATCGAAGTAACGAGCTACATTCCGGGAGAAGGCCACAATCTGCAGGAGCACAGCGTTGTTCTTATCAGAGGCGGTAGAGTAAAGGACTTACCGGGTACAAGATACCATGTAATCAGAGGTACGCTCGATACTGCGGGAGTCGCTAATAGAAGACAGGCTCGTTCCAAATATGGAGCAAAGAGACCTAAGGCTGGTAAATAATTAGGACCTAGTACTACAGCATAACTAATTTGTGTTGGAATTCTGTTATTGATATATCAATATAAGCATAATGACAGCACGAACACATTAGCAAGTGAGTACCGTTGAATTATCAATCCATTTATCGATATATTAATAAATGGAGACTAATAAGGAGGGAAGAATCGTGCCACGTAAAGGACATATTCAAAAAAGAGATGTATTAGCAGATCCTTTATACGATAATAAGGTAGTAACCAAGCTTATCAATAACATCATGTTAGACGGTAAGAAAGGCGTTGCTCAGAAAATCGTATATGGAGCATTTGCGACAGTAGAAGAAAAGGCAGGCAAGCCGGCTCTCGAGGTGTTCGAAGAAGCTATGAATAATATTATGCCTGTTCTCGAAGTAAAGGCTAGACGTATCGGTGGTGCTACTTATCAGGTTCCGATCGAGGTAAGAACAGACAGACGTCAGGCTCTTGCTCTTCGTTGGCTGACATCTTATTCTCGTAAAAGAGGCGAGAAGACGATGCAGGAAAGATTAGCAAATGAAATTCTTGATGCTTCTAATAATACAGGAGCATCCGTTAAGAAAAAAGAAGATATGCACAAAATGGCAGAAGCTAATAAGGCGTTTGCGCATTATAGATTCTAAAGGAGGAATAACCCTTGGCTGGAAGAGAATATCCATTAGAGAGAACCAGAAACATCGGTATTATGGCTCACATTGATGCGGGTAAGACGACTCTTACGGAACGTATCTTGTTTTATACCGGTGTTAATTATAAGATTGGTGATACTCACGAAGGTACTGCTACCATGGACTGGATGGAGCAGGAACAGGAAAGAGGTATTACAATAACATCAGCCGCAACAACTTGTCACTGGACATTGCAGGAAGGCACGCAAGCGAAGCCTGGAGCATTGGAACATCGTATCAATATTATCGATACGCCAGGACACGTTGACTTTACGGTAGAGGTTGAGCGTTCACTCCGTGTACTCGATGGCGCAGTAGGCGTATTTTGTGCAAAGGGTGGTGTAGAGCCTCAATCTGAAAACGTATGGCGTCAGGCTGACACCTATAATGTACCGAGAATGGCATTCATCAATAAGATGGACATTTTGGGTGCGAACTTCTATGGAGCAGTAGAGCAGATCAAGACAAGACTTGGTAAGAATGCTATCTGCATCCAGTTACCGATAGGTAAAGAAGACAGTTTCAAAGGAATCATTGATTTGTTTGAAATGAAAGCATATATTTATAATGACGAAAAGGGCGAGGACATTTCTATCGTAGATATTCCGGACGATATGAAAGATGATGCTGAGC includes:
- the rpsL gene encoding 30S ribosomal protein S12, which codes for MPTFNQLVRKGRQTSEKKSTAPALQKGYNSLHKKAIETSSPQKRGVCTAVKTATPKKPNSALRKIARVRLSNGIEVTSYIPGEGHNLQEHSVVLIRGGRVKDLPGTRYHVIRGTLDTAGVANRRQARSKYGAKRPKAGK
- the rpsG gene encoding 30S ribosomal protein S7; protein product: MPRKGHIQKRDVLADPLYDNKVVTKLINNIMLDGKKGVAQKIVYGAFATVEEKAGKPALEVFEEAMNNIMPVLEVKARRIGGATYQVPIEVRTDRRQALALRWLTSYSRKRGEKTMQERLANEILDASNNTGASVKKKEDMHKMAEANKAFAHYRF